One Burkholderia cepacia genomic window carries:
- a CDS encoding thiamine phosphate synthase — MSTPLPRCYVITPEPASASAADCAAFLDRLSAVLAHGETLVQLRVKSLDAAAFARLAADALARCEPSGARLVLNGRIDAQTLAQLGGAGWHLDGPALRAAAQRPLPPARLVSAACHTLDDLKHAERIGVDFVTLSPVLPTLSHPGAPTLGWARFAEWAAQVAVPVYALGGMTRDQLADARRHGAHGIAGIRGFW, encoded by the coding sequence ATGAGCACGCCGCTGCCGCGCTGCTATGTGATCACGCCGGAGCCGGCGTCCGCGTCGGCCGCCGATTGCGCGGCGTTCCTCGACCGGCTGTCGGCCGTGCTCGCGCACGGCGAGACGCTCGTGCAACTGCGCGTGAAATCGCTCGACGCTGCGGCGTTCGCGCGGCTCGCGGCCGACGCGCTGGCGCGCTGCGAACCGAGCGGCGCCCGGCTGGTGCTCAACGGCAGGATCGATGCGCAGACGCTGGCGCAACTCGGCGGCGCCGGCTGGCATCTCGACGGCCCCGCGTTGCGCGCCGCCGCGCAGCGGCCGTTGCCGCCCGCGCGGCTCGTGTCCGCCGCATGCCATACGCTCGACGACCTGAAGCACGCCGAGCGCATCGGCGTGGATTTCGTCACGCTGTCGCCCGTGTTGCCGACGCTCAGCCATCCCGGTGCGCCGACGCTCGGCTGGGCCCGCTTCGCGGAATGGGCCGCGCAGGTCGCGGTGCCCGTCTACGCGCTGGGCGGGATGACCCGCGACCAGCTCGCCGACGCGCGCCGCCACGGCGCACACGGCATCGCGGGCATTCGCGGGTTCTGGTAG
- a CDS encoding DUF3459 domain-containing protein, with protein sequence MSDCPHDPYAQHYIHCLPFGAQPCGALCATPRTHFRVWAPGSTQVQLELDTGSGMTLVPMTPAGTNWFEVFADCGAGALYRYRLDDTVSIPDPASRSQPEGLNGPSEVVDPRAFTWRNTFWRGRAWEDISLYAIQPHAVGGFGGVRRRLPQLARLGVTALELLASPHDSLPFAPLAAEGGPDALKALIDDAHGYGLAVLLELDYARFGSGTDALRHYAAPFFHTRDDPLQAPPLALDHPEVCDFFCDNALYWIDEYRCDGLRLREADRIGVSWLREIADRVRAAVPADRLIHLVLGSERHPAHLGDTHFDAQWNGCGERALHRLTGRDTSGHEGISAHQSIHTLARALTAAGAAFQPAAPSDGGPADTALPLTSLVLSDGAWRDSGQDREVGLAALALSLLTPQIPLIFDETARDADRAHFVQSALAVRAKLIAPRLSDCRPQDAHPLRTGSTGDADALLASWRLADDETLTIALNLSPEAVPFDAPAGMVVFETPARARDRVDEGELPPYSLVAWLTGDVNRYALTHDARRIDDGAWRGMLA encoded by the coding sequence ATGTCCGATTGTCCGCACGACCCGTATGCGCAGCACTACATTCACTGCTTGCCGTTCGGCGCACAGCCCTGTGGCGCGCTCTGCGCGACGCCGCGCACGCATTTTCGCGTGTGGGCCCCGGGCAGCACGCAGGTCCAGCTCGAACTCGATACCGGCAGCGGCATGACGCTGGTGCCGATGACGCCCGCCGGCACGAACTGGTTCGAAGTCTTTGCCGATTGCGGCGCGGGTGCGCTTTATCGTTACCGCCTCGACGATACGGTATCGATTCCCGATCCCGCATCGCGCTCGCAACCCGAAGGGCTCAACGGCCCGAGCGAGGTCGTCGATCCGCGCGCGTTCACGTGGCGCAACACGTTCTGGCGCGGGCGCGCATGGGAGGACATCTCGCTGTACGCGATCCAGCCGCACGCGGTGGGCGGCTTCGGCGGCGTGCGCCGGCGCCTGCCGCAACTCGCGCGCCTCGGCGTGACCGCGCTGGAGCTGCTCGCGTCGCCGCACGACAGCCTGCCGTTCGCGCCGCTCGCGGCCGAAGGCGGCCCCGACGCGCTGAAGGCGCTGATCGACGATGCGCACGGCTACGGCCTCGCGGTGCTGCTGGAGCTCGACTACGCGCGCTTCGGCAGCGGCACCGATGCGCTGCGCCACTACGCGGCGCCGTTCTTCCATACGCGCGACGATCCGCTGCAGGCGCCGCCGCTCGCGCTCGATCATCCGGAAGTCTGCGATTTCTTCTGCGACAACGCGCTGTACTGGATCGACGAATACCGTTGCGACGGGCTGCGCCTGCGCGAAGCCGACCGGATCGGCGTGTCGTGGCTGCGCGAAATCGCGGACCGCGTGCGCGCGGCCGTGCCGGCCGACCGGCTCATCCATCTCGTACTCGGCAGCGAGCGGCATCCGGCGCATCTCGGCGATACCCATTTCGATGCGCAGTGGAACGGCTGCGGCGAACGCGCGCTGCACCGGCTGACGGGGCGCGACACGTCGGGTCACGAAGGCATTTCCGCGCACCAGTCGATCCACACGCTCGCCCGCGCGCTGACCGCGGCCGGGGCCGCATTCCAGCCGGCGGCGCCGAGCGACGGCGGACCGGCGGATACGGCACTGCCGCTGACGTCGCTGGTGCTGTCCGATGGCGCGTGGCGCGACAGCGGGCAGGATCGCGAAGTGGGCCTCGCCGCGCTTGCGCTGTCGCTGCTCACGCCGCAGATTCCGTTGATCTTCGACGAAACCGCGCGCGACGCCGATCGCGCGCATTTCGTGCAGTCGGCGCTGGCGGTGCGCGCGAAGCTGATCGCGCCGAGGTTGTCCGATTGCCGGCCGCAGGATGCGCACCCGCTGCGCACGGGCAGCACCGGCGATGCCGACGCGCTGCTTGCATCGTGGCGGCTCGCCGACGACGAGACGCTGACGATCGCGTTGAACCTGTCGCCCGAGGCGGTGCCGTTCGATGCGCCGGCGGGGATGGTGGTGTTCGAGACGCCGGCGCGTGCGCGCGACCGGGTCGATGAAGGGGAGTTGCCGCCGTATTCGCTCGTCGCGTGGCTGACGGGCGACGTCAACCGGTATGCGCTCACGCACGACGCGCGTCGCATCGACGACGGTGCGTGGCGCGGGATGCTTGCCTGA
- a CDS encoding hemolysin family protein: MLQIFALIGALFLVALNGFFVAAEFGLVKLRATRVKTLARKHGLRGRILGIVHGRLDAYLSACQLGITLASLGLGWVGEPAFAQLLTPLLDLIGVQSERVVHLISLVFAFSLISFLHIVVGELAPKSMAIRQSEKVGLWVALPLYAFYWAMYPAIWVLNTSANAVLRLAGLSTDHGGDAHYSTDELKLILRSRRSTAGNTAQPARGTYSNDEWNTLAHSLDFSSMTVSDLMRPAHEMIGLRRDLPLPDNMEIVARHRFSRYPLFEDASREQVSGLIHLKDLLLARHAGAALEDLSDYVRPVQYVKPDTPALDLFRRFRKGAPHFALVGNKGEKPIGFLTLDNLLGALVGQIHDEFRQGDADWSRLDDGTLMGKGSLPVVSLEQALGIDIDEGRAESVGGLVIQALSDLPTEGQRVSFDRFDVVVKKMNGPRIVLVRVYPKIAKEADE, translated from the coding sequence TTGTTACAGATCTTCGCGCTCATCGGCGCGTTGTTCCTGGTGGCCCTGAACGGGTTCTTCGTCGCGGCCGAATTCGGCCTGGTCAAACTGCGCGCCACGCGCGTCAAGACACTGGCCCGCAAGCACGGCCTGCGCGGCCGCATCCTCGGCATCGTGCACGGCCGGCTCGACGCGTATCTTTCCGCCTGCCAGCTCGGCATCACGCTCGCGTCGCTCGGCCTCGGCTGGGTCGGCGAACCGGCGTTCGCGCAACTGCTCACCCCGCTGCTCGACCTGATCGGCGTGCAGTCGGAGCGCGTCGTGCACCTGATCTCGCTGGTGTTCGCGTTCTCGCTGATCTCGTTCCTGCACATCGTCGTCGGCGAACTGGCGCCGAAGTCGATGGCGATCCGCCAGTCGGAGAAGGTCGGCCTGTGGGTCGCGCTGCCGCTCTATGCGTTCTACTGGGCGATGTACCCGGCGATCTGGGTGCTCAATACCAGCGCCAACGCGGTGCTGCGGCTCGCCGGGCTGTCGACCGACCATGGCGGCGACGCGCACTACTCGACCGACGAATTGAAGCTGATCCTGCGCAGCCGCCGCAGCACGGCCGGCAACACCGCGCAGCCGGCGCGCGGCACGTACAGCAACGACGAGTGGAACACGCTCGCGCATTCGCTCGATTTTTCGTCGATGACCGTGTCGGACCTGATGCGGCCGGCCCATGAAATGATCGGCCTGCGCCGCGACCTGCCGCTGCCCGACAACATGGAGATCGTCGCGCGGCACCGCTTCAGCCGCTATCCGCTGTTCGAGGATGCGTCGCGTGAACAGGTGAGCGGGCTGATCCACCTCAAGGACCTGCTGCTCGCGCGTCACGCGGGCGCGGCGCTCGAAGACCTGTCCGACTACGTGCGCCCCGTGCAGTACGTAAAGCCCGACACGCCGGCCCTCGACCTGTTCCGCCGTTTCCGCAAGGGCGCACCGCACTTCGCGCTGGTCGGCAACAAGGGCGAGAAGCCGATCGGTTTCCTGACGCTCGACAACCTGCTCGGCGCGCTGGTCGGCCAGATCCACGACGAGTTCCGCCAGGGCGACGCCGACTGGAGCCGCCTCGACGACGGCACGCTGATGGGCAAGGGCAGCCTGCCCGTCGTGTCGCTCGAACAGGCGCTCGGCATCGACATCGACGAAGGCCGCGCGGAATCGGTCGGCGGCCTCGTGATCCAGGCGCTCAGCGACCTGCCGACCGAAGGGCAGCGTGTGTCGTTCGACCGCTTCGACGTCGTCGTGAAGAAGATGAACGGGCCGCGCATCGTGCTCGTGCGCGTCTACCCGAAGATCGCGAAAGAGGCCGACGAATGA
- a CDS encoding RES family NAD+ phosphorylase, with product MNWPTTALDWAPAYRVIPTRFPAINLFDRVASADDFDALYALESLTNDRIRNEVGTLDLVPPAERRYGQGWGPIMAAFTHLNPQGSRFSDGSYGVFYCARSRDTAIAETRYHSALFLAATKEPPMRQQMRLYTVIAQGDVADVRMWPARDPALLHPLDYSAGQALGRAVRNAGGAGIVYPSVRDPRGECLAAFRTALLRDCHHAAYLEYNWNGSAVDAVFELNQVG from the coding sequence ATGAACTGGCCGACGACGGCCCTCGACTGGGCGCCTGCCTATCGTGTGATCCCCACCCGTTTCCCGGCGATCAACCTGTTCGACCGCGTGGCGTCGGCGGACGATTTCGACGCGCTTTACGCACTCGAATCGCTGACCAACGACCGCATTCGCAACGAAGTCGGCACGCTCGACCTCGTCCCGCCCGCCGAACGTCGCTACGGGCAGGGCTGGGGGCCGATCATGGCCGCGTTCACGCACCTGAATCCGCAGGGCAGCCGTTTTTCCGACGGCAGCTACGGCGTGTTCTACTGCGCGCGCTCGCGCGATACGGCGATCGCCGAAACGCGTTATCACAGCGCGCTGTTCCTGGCGGCGACGAAGGAGCCGCCGATGCGCCAGCAGATGCGGCTCTATACGGTGATCGCGCAAGGCGACGTGGCCGACGTGCGCATGTGGCCGGCACGCGATCCGGCGTTGCTGCACCCGCTCGATTACAGCGCCGGGCAGGCGCTCGGTCGCGCGGTGCGCAATGCCGGCGGTGCGGGGATCGTCTATCCGTCGGTGCGCGACCCGCGCGGCGAGTGCCTGGCGGCGTTCCGCACCGCGCTGCTGCGCGATTGCCATCACGCGGCATACCTCGAATACAACTGGAACGGCTCGGCCGTCGATGCGGTGTTCGAACTGAACCAGGTCGGGTAG
- a CDS encoding metallophosphoesterase, which yields MTAAPALCHHPANTAGRDFVVGDLHGCVDVLRALLHDIRFDPARDRLFSVGDLVDRGPASETTLDLLDRPWCHVVRGNHEEVLSLVARGKLSPDAWRGIGGDWGADLPAERLHAHAARVDALPLVRVIGDGPGRFNVLHAEFFGSDADLDTGSYSHDVRERLIWGRDLVQGLADPGLQHGLSLTCSGHTPVRAPQRIGAQWFIDTGAFAPAGRLTLAEPRTGRTWSMTQAQARERRAEQWPLP from the coding sequence ATGACTGCCGCCCCTGCCCTCTGCCACCATCCCGCGAATACAGCCGGCCGCGACTTCGTCGTCGGCGACCTGCACGGCTGCGTGGATGTGCTGCGCGCGCTGTTGCACGACATCCGCTTCGACCCGGCTCGCGACCGCCTGTTTTCGGTCGGCGACCTCGTCGACCGCGGCCCCGCCTCCGAAACCACGCTCGACCTGCTCGACCGCCCGTGGTGCCACGTCGTGCGCGGCAATCACGAGGAAGTGCTGAGCCTCGTGGCGCGCGGCAAGCTGTCGCCGGACGCGTGGCGCGGGATCGGCGGCGACTGGGGCGCCGACCTGCCGGCGGAACGGCTGCACGCCCACGCGGCGCGCGTCGACGCGCTGCCGCTGGTGCGCGTCATCGGCGACGGCCCCGGGCGCTTCAACGTGCTGCATGCGGAATTCTTCGGCTCGGACGCCGATCTCGACACGGGCAGCTATTCGCACGACGTGCGCGAACGGCTGATCTGGGGCCGCGATCTCGTCCAGGGGCTCGCCGACCCCGGCCTGCAGCACGGATTGTCGCTCACGTGCAGCGGCCATACGCCGGTGCGCGCGCCGCAGCGGATCGGCGCGCAGTGGTTCATCGACACGGGTGCGTTCGCACCGGCCGGGCGGCTCACGCTCGCCGAGCCGCGCACCGGGCGCACCTGGTCGATGACGCAGGCGCAAGCGCGCGAAAGGCGCGCGGAGCAGTGGCCGTTGCCGTGA
- a CDS encoding MbcA/ParS/Xre antitoxin family protein: MSRPAHVPHPVPPQASVAQMSAAGLRAFFNIARDWELTIDEQIVLLGSPGRSTFFKWKATPESARLPRDTLERLSLLLGIYKALQILLPQPAAADAWVKRPNDAAPFGGKRALDRMLAGNVGDLVAVRQYLDAMRGGWA; this comes from the coding sequence ATGTCCCGGCCCGCTCACGTTCCGCATCCCGTCCCGCCGCAGGCCTCGGTCGCACAGATGTCGGCGGCCGGCCTGCGTGCGTTTTTCAACATCGCGCGCGACTGGGAACTGACGATCGACGAACAGATCGTGCTGCTCGGGTCGCCCGGCCGTTCGACGTTCTTCAAGTGGAAGGCCACGCCGGAATCGGCGCGGCTGCCGCGCGATACGCTCGAGCGGCTATCGCTGCTGCTCGGCATCTACAAGGCGTTGCAGATCCTGCTGCCGCAGCCGGCCGCGGCCGATGCGTGGGTCAAGCGGCCCAACGACGCGGCGCCGTTCGGCGGCAAGCGCGCACTCGACCGGATGCTCGCCGGCAACGTCGGCGATCTGGTCGCCGTCCGGCAATATCTCGACGCGATGCGAGGTGGCTGGGCGTGA
- a CDS encoding ABC transporter substrate-binding protein, which yields MKRLIAAVSIALLAVSAGPAAAKDWTTIRFGTDASYAPFESKAPDGKLVGFDIDLGNEICARLKAKCVWLENDFDGMIPALKAKKFDAVLSSMSITPQRAQQIGFTTKIYNQPTRLVVKKGSPLLPTAESLKGKSIGVEQGTTQETYAKAYWGKQGANVVSYQNQDGVYADLTSGRLDAALQDEVQAAIGFLKSSRGANYAFVGPELVDEKVLGIGAGIGLRKEDTDLKAKIDGAILDMVKDGTYKRLASKYFDFDIYGG from the coding sequence ATGAAGAGACTGATTGCCGCTGTTTCGATCGCCCTGCTCGCGGTATCCGCAGGCCCCGCCGCCGCGAAGGACTGGACCACCATCCGCTTCGGCACCGACGCCAGCTACGCGCCGTTCGAGTCGAAGGCGCCCGACGGCAAGCTCGTCGGCTTCGACATCGACCTCGGCAACGAGATCTGCGCACGCCTGAAGGCGAAGTGCGTGTGGCTCGAGAACGATTTCGACGGGATGATTCCGGCGCTGAAGGCGAAGAAGTTCGACGCGGTGCTGTCGTCGATGTCGATCACGCCGCAGCGTGCGCAGCAGATCGGCTTCACGACGAAGATCTACAACCAGCCGACGCGGCTCGTCGTGAAGAAGGGCTCGCCGCTGCTGCCGACGGCCGAATCGCTGAAAGGCAAATCGATCGGCGTCGAGCAGGGCACGACGCAGGAAACGTACGCAAAGGCGTACTGGGGCAAGCAAGGCGCGAACGTCGTGTCGTACCAGAACCAGGACGGCGTATACGCCGACCTGACCTCGGGCCGCCTCGACGCGGCGCTGCAGGATGAGGTGCAGGCCGCGATCGGGTTCCTGAAATCGTCGCGCGGCGCGAACTACGCGTTCGTCGGCCCGGAGCTCGTCGACGAGAAGGTGCTCGGCATCGGCGCCGGCATCGGGCTGCGCAAGGAAGACACCGACCTGAAGGCGAAGATCGACGGCGCAATCCTCGACATGGTCAAGGACGGCACCTACAAGCGGCTCGCGTCGAAGTACTTCGACTTCGACATCTACGGCGGCTGA
- a CDS encoding DUF1345 domain-containing protein: protein MTLYPQVLRNRPRMVAAFAAGVLCALLLPLPLRPTVRALIGWDCAIWLYLALMWVRMVTAHHHKVREIAIRDDENATTVLTVICIATVASVAAIAIELATAKSVGFRAGLSHYAITGATLFGAWFLIPTIFTLHYARLYYASPASERALRFPDTKLEPDYWDFLYFAFTLAVASQTADVSLANRSARRAVLAQSILSFYFNMAVLGLSINVAAGLLS from the coding sequence ATGACCCTTTATCCGCAGGTATTACGCAACCGGCCGCGCATGGTCGCGGCGTTCGCCGCCGGCGTGCTGTGTGCGCTGCTGCTGCCGCTTCCGCTGCGCCCGACCGTGCGTGCGCTGATCGGCTGGGATTGCGCGATCTGGCTGTATCTCGCGCTGATGTGGGTGCGCATGGTCACCGCGCACCACCACAAGGTGCGCGAAATCGCGATCCGCGACGACGAAAACGCGACGACCGTACTCACGGTCATCTGCATCGCGACCGTCGCGAGCGTCGCCGCGATCGCGATCGAACTCGCGACCGCCAAGAGCGTCGGCTTCCGCGCGGGGCTCAGCCATTACGCGATCACGGGTGCGACGCTGTTCGGCGCGTGGTTCCTGATTCCGACGATCTTCACGCTGCACTACGCGCGGCTCTACTACGCGTCGCCGGCCAGCGAGCGTGCGCTCCGCTTCCCGGACACGAAGCTCGAACCCGATTACTGGGATTTCCTGTATTTCGCGTTCACGCTCGCGGTCGCGTCGCAGACGGCCGACGTGTCGCTGGCGAACCGCTCGGCGCGGCGCGCGGTGCTCGCGCAGTCGATCCTGTCGTTCTACTTCAACATGGCCGTGCTCGGGCTGTCGATCAACGTGGCAGCCGGCCTGCTGAGCTGA